In one window of Clarias gariepinus isolate MV-2021 ecotype Netherlands chromosome 10, CGAR_prim_01v2, whole genome shotgun sequence DNA:
- the eif4ea gene encoding eukaryotic translation initiation factor 4E-1A, producing the protein MATAEPEVTPNTENSEEEQSDVSGQEVVSPEDYIKHPLQNRWALWFFKNDKSKTWQANLRLISKFDTVEDFWALYNHIQLSSNLMSGCDYSLFKDGIEPMWEDERNKRGGRWLITLTKQQRRADLDRFWLETLLCLVGEAFDDHSDDVCGAVVNIRTKGDKIAIWTTDYENKDAIMHIGRVYKERLGVPAKVIIGYQSHADTATKSGSTTKNKFVV; encoded by the exons ATGGCGACGGCTGAAccg gAAGTGACCCCGAATACAGAGAATTCAGAAGAAGAGCAGAGTGATGTGAGCGGCCAAGAAGTTGTGAGTCCTGAAGATTACATCAAACATCCGCTACAAAACAG ATGGGCTCTGTGGTTCTTCAAGAACGATAAAAGTAAAACCTGGCAAGCCAACCTGCGACTTATCTCCAAGTTCGACACGGTGGAAGACTTCTGGGC GCTTTACAATCACATCCAGCTTTCGAGTAACCTGATGTCGGGATGTGATTACTCACTGTTTAAG GACGGAATCGAGCCCATGTGGGAGGACGAGAGGAATAAACGTGGCGGACGCTGGCTCATCACTCTGACCAAACAGCAGCGCAGAGCCGATTTAGACCGCTTCTGGCTCGAgacg CTCCTGTGTCTGGTGGGCGAGGCGTTCGACGATCACAGCGATGACGTGTGCGGCGCCGTCGTCAACATCCGAACCAAAGGAGACAAAATCGCCATATGGACGACAGACTACGAGAACAAAGACGCCATCATGCACATAGG GCGTGTGTATAAGGAAAGGTTAGGCGTTCCAGCTAAAGTCATCATTGGGTACCAGTCTCACGCAGACACGGCCACGAAGAGCGGCTCCACAACCAAGAACAAGTTTGTCGTCTAA